In a genomic window of Quercus lobata isolate SW786 chromosome 4, ValleyOak3.0 Primary Assembly, whole genome shotgun sequence:
- the LOC115987636 gene encoding probable LRR receptor-like serine/threonine-protein kinase At3g47570 isoform X1 codes for MHAFILLLWCGLFVTSVVGRNNETDRLALLEFKSKIALDPFGVMTSWNDSIHFCRWQGVTCGRRHQRVTKLDLQSSKLVGSISPHIGNLSFLRNLTLFNNSFHSEIPPQIGHLHRLQCIYLGYNTLSGKIPSNLSGCTNLEELSVDHNLLTGEIPAKLGTLSKLQSFFISRNNMIGGIPPSFANLTSLYAFVTSDNNLHGITPTFFGQLTKLEYFCMAANGLSGTIPPSIFNLSSLMVFDVADNQIQGYLPSDIGITLQNIREFIIANNQFVGSIPISISNASNLEELELSWNKLSGKVPSLEKLNRISRFLIDLNNLGNGRKNDLNFLCSLTNSTYLTFLAIGFNNFGGEVPKCIGNLSTTLTRLYLDNNKLSGKISTEIGNLINLERLDMWNNNLSGNIPSEIGKLQKLQFLDLNTNNLYGYIPSSLGNLTILTNLYLFQNNLEGNIPLSLSKCRNLFILNLAKNNLIGSISSQVIGLSSSLMTLDLSANQFIGVLPTEIGKFNNLEQVDISENMLFGKIPASLGSCVKLEFIAIRRNLFQGIVPQSLESLRGLEFVDLSNNNLSGQIPKFLEHFVFLQLLNLSYNHFEGEVPMNGVFKNMSAIAIKGNEKLCGGIPKFQLPKCKFEKSKRRKLTLTLKLIIFISSGLLGVTLILSLLLLYSLRNKRKENTSSDSRDLFLNISYQSILNATNEFSSTNLIGLGSFGSVYKGVLDQGKHIVAIKVLNLLHHGATKSFVAECKALRNIRHRNLVKVLTSCSSIDYQGNDFKALVYEFMANGNLDEWLHPTSRINEMLEEPRSLSLLQRLNISIDVANALDYLHHHCQTPVIHCDLKPSNVLLDDEMIGHVGDFGLARLLFDATQDSPINHSSSVGVRGTVGYTPPEYGMGNEVSMYGDVYSFGILLLEIFTGKRPTDKIFQESLNLHDFVKAALPERILDIVDPILLQKREVGEIRMNDITRNEGPNGIPKSQECLILILGIGVACSVEFSRERMNMSAVITELNSIRRKLLGTHIRKQSLRVTGAQE; via the exons atGCATGCTTTTATCCTTCTCTTGTGGTGTGGCTTGTTTGTCACTTCCGTGGTTGGTAGGAATAATGAGACTGACCGGTTGGCGTTGCTGGAGTTCAAATCCAAGATCgctttggacccttttgggGTCATGACATCTTGGAATGACAGCATCCACTTTTGCCGATGGCAAGGGGTTACTTGTGGTCGCCGACATCAGAGGGTCACCAAACTGGACCTGCAATCTTCAAAACTGGTAGGCTCCATATCTCCACATATTGGAAATCTAAGTTTTTTGAGGAATCTAACTCTCTTTAACAACAGCTTTCATTCTGAAATCCCTCCACAAATTGGCCATTTACACAGATTACAATGCATATATTTGGGATATAACACACTTAGTGGCAAAATTCCAAGCAATTTATCTGGTTGTACCAACCTTGAAGAACTTAGTGTCGATCATAACCTTCTGACTGGAGAAATTCCTGCAAAGCTTGGCACCTTGTCAAAGCTCCAATCCTTTTTTATAAGTAGAAATAATATGATAGGAGGTATCCCACCTTCTTTTGCAAACTTGACATCTCTATATGCCTTTGTAACTTCTGATAATAACTTGCACGGGATTACCCCTACTTTTTTTGGTCAACTGACCAAACTTGAGTATTTTTGTATGGCTGCAAATGGGTTGTCTGGTACAATTCCTCCCTCAATATTCAATCTTTCTTCACTAATGGTATTTGATGTAGCAGACAACCAAATCCAAGGATATCTTCCATCTGACATAGGTATCACCCTACAAAATATCAGAGAGTTTATTATTGCCAACAACCAATTTGTTGGGTCTATCCCTATTTCGATATCTAATGCCTCAAATCTAGAGGAACTTGAATTGAGTTGGAATAAACTTAGTGGAAAAGTTCCATCTTTGGAAAAGCTAAATAGAATTTCACggtttttaattgatttaaaCAATCTTGGAAATGGAAGGAAAAACGActtgaattttctttgttctttgacAAATTCCACCTATTTGACTTTCTTGGCTATAGGATTCAATAACTTTGGGGGGGAGGTGCCTAAGTGCATTGGCAATTTGTCAACTACTCTTACTAGATTATATCTAGACAATAACAAATTATCTGGAAAGATTTCCACGGAAATAggaaatttgatcaatttggagAGACTTGATATGTGGAACAACAACTTATCAGGTAATATTCCCTCAGAAATCGGAAAGCTTCAGAAGTTACAATTTTTGGACTTAAATACTAACAATCTCTATGGTTACATTCCATCCTCTCTTGGAAATTTAACTATTTTGACAAACTTGTATTTATTCCAAAATAATCTTGAAGGCAACATCCCTCTAAGTCTAAGCAAGTGCcgaaatttgtttattttaaatcttGCTAAAAACAATCTCATTGGTTCGATATCCTCACAAGTCATTGGTCTCTCATCCTCACTAATGACCTTAGATTTGTCTGCCAACCAATTTATTGGTGTCCTTCCCACGGAAATTGGAAAATTTAACAATCTAGAACAAGTGGATATTTCTGAAAACATGTTGTTTGGTAAAATTCCAGCAAGCCTTGGCAGCTGTGTAAAGCTAGAATTTATAGCCATTAGAAGAAACCTCTTCCAAGGGATCGTTCCTCAATCTTTGGAATCATTACGAGGTCTTGAATTCGTAGATCTTTCTAACAACAATTTGTCTGgccaaattccaaaatttttagaGCACTTTGTCTTCTTACAACTTTTGAATTTATCTTACAACCATTTTGAGGGTGAGGTGCCAATGAATGGAGTTTTCAAGAACATGAGTGCAATTGCAATAAAGGGAAATGAGAAGCTTTGTGGGGGCATACCTAAGTTTCAACTTCCTAAATGCAAATTTGAGAAATCCAAGAGGAGGAAGTTGACCCTTACCTTGAAGTTAATAATCTTTATATCTTCTGGGCTTCTTGGAgtaactttgattctttcacttctacttctttattctttaagaaataaaagaaaagaaaacacatcAAGTGATTCAAGAGATTTGTTTCTAAATATATCTTACCAAAGTATTCTAAATGCAACCAATGAGTTCTCTTCTACCAATCTAATTGGTTTGGGTAGCTTTGGGTCTGTGTACAAAGGAGTTCTTGATCAAGGTAAACATATAGTTGCTATCAAGGTGCTCAACCTTTTGCATCATGGAGCTACCAAAAGTTTCGTAGCTGAGTGTAAGGCTCTACGAAACATTAGGCATCGAAATCTTGTAAAGGTGCTTACATCATGTTCTAGTATTGACTATCAAGGTAATGATTTTAAAGCTTTGGTATACGAGTTCATGGCAAATGGCAACCTAGATGAATGGTTGCATCCAACTTCAAGAATAAATGAGATGCTTGAGGAACCAAGGAGTTTGAGTCTTCTTCAGAGGTTGAATATTTCCATTGATGTTGCTAATGCATTGGATTATCTTCATCACCATTGCCAAACACCAGTCATTCACTGCGACCTTAAGCCTAGCAATGTTCTTCTTGATGATGAAATGATTGGACATGTAGGTGACTTTGGCTTGGCAAGATTGCTTTTTGATGCAACCCAAGATTCTCCTATTAACCATTCAAGCTCCGTTGGAGTAAGAGGAACTGTTGGTTATACTCCTCCAG AGTATGGTATGGGAAATGAGGTGTCAATGTATGGTGATGTCTATAGTTTCGGCATATTATTGTTGGAGATTTTCACAGGGAAAAGGCCTACTGATAAAATATTTCAAGAGAGCTTAAATCTTCATGACTTTGTTAAAGCAGCTTTGCCTGAAAGAATACTTGACATTGTAGATCCTATTCTTCTTCAAAAAAGAGAAGTGGGGGAAATAAGGATGAATGACATTACTCGCAATGAAGGTCCCAATGGAATTCCAAAAAGTCAAGAATGCCTGATTTTGATACTTGGAATTGGGGTTGCTTGTTCTGTGGAATTTTCAAGAGAAAGAATGAACATGAGTGCTGTCATTACTGAGCTTAATTCAATTCGACGAAAACTTCTTGGAACTCATATACGCAAACAAAGCCTTCGAGTCACAG GTGCACAAGAATGA
- the LOC115987636 gene encoding probable LRR receptor-like serine/threonine-protein kinase At3g47570 isoform X2: MTASTFADGKGLLVVADIRGSPNWTCNLQNCFHSEIPPQIGHLHRLQCIYLGYNTLSGKIPSNLSGCTNLEELSVDHNLLTGEIPAKLGTLSKLQSFFISRNNMIGGIPPSFANLTSLYAFVTSDNNLHGITPTFFGQLTKLEYFCMAANGLSGTIPPSIFNLSSLMVFDVADNQIQGYLPSDIGITLQNIREFIIANNQFVGSIPISISNASNLEELELSWNKLSGKVPSLEKLNRISRFLIDLNNLGNGRKNDLNFLCSLTNSTYLTFLAIGFNNFGGEVPKCIGNLSTTLTRLYLDNNKLSGKISTEIGNLINLERLDMWNNNLSGNIPSEIGKLQKLQFLDLNTNNLYGYIPSSLGNLTILTNLYLFQNNLEGNIPLSLSKCRNLFILNLAKNNLIGSISSQVIGLSSSLMTLDLSANQFIGVLPTEIGKFNNLEQVDISENMLFGKIPASLGSCVKLEFIAIRRNLFQGIVPQSLESLRGLEFVDLSNNNLSGQIPKFLEHFVFLQLLNLSYNHFEGEVPMNGVFKNMSAIAIKGNEKLCGGIPKFQLPKCKFEKSKRRKLTLTLKLIIFISSGLLGVTLILSLLLLYSLRNKRKENTSSDSRDLFLNISYQSILNATNEFSSTNLIGLGSFGSVYKGVLDQGKHIVAIKVLNLLHHGATKSFVAECKALRNIRHRNLVKVLTSCSSIDYQGNDFKALVYEFMANGNLDEWLHPTSRINEMLEEPRSLSLLQRLNISIDVANALDYLHHHCQTPVIHCDLKPSNVLLDDEMIGHVGDFGLARLLFDATQDSPINHSSSVGVRGTVGYTPPEYGMGNEVSMYGDVYSFGILLLEIFTGKRPTDKIFQESLNLHDFVKAALPERILDIVDPILLQKREVGEIRMNDITRNEGPNGIPKSQECLILILGIGVACSVEFSRERMNMSAVITELNSIRRKLLGTHIRKQSLRVTGAQE, encoded by the exons ATGACAGCATCCACTTTTGCCGATGGCAAGGGGTTACTTGTGGTCGCCGACATCAGAGGGTCACCAAACTGGACCTGCAATCTTCAAAACTG CTTTCATTCTGAAATCCCTCCACAAATTGGCCATTTACACAGATTACAATGCATATATTTGGGATATAACACACTTAGTGGCAAAATTCCAAGCAATTTATCTGGTTGTACCAACCTTGAAGAACTTAGTGTCGATCATAACCTTCTGACTGGAGAAATTCCTGCAAAGCTTGGCACCTTGTCAAAGCTCCAATCCTTTTTTATAAGTAGAAATAATATGATAGGAGGTATCCCACCTTCTTTTGCAAACTTGACATCTCTATATGCCTTTGTAACTTCTGATAATAACTTGCACGGGATTACCCCTACTTTTTTTGGTCAACTGACCAAACTTGAGTATTTTTGTATGGCTGCAAATGGGTTGTCTGGTACAATTCCTCCCTCAATATTCAATCTTTCTTCACTAATGGTATTTGATGTAGCAGACAACCAAATCCAAGGATATCTTCCATCTGACATAGGTATCACCCTACAAAATATCAGAGAGTTTATTATTGCCAACAACCAATTTGTTGGGTCTATCCCTATTTCGATATCTAATGCCTCAAATCTAGAGGAACTTGAATTGAGTTGGAATAAACTTAGTGGAAAAGTTCCATCTTTGGAAAAGCTAAATAGAATTTCACggtttttaattgatttaaaCAATCTTGGAAATGGAAGGAAAAACGActtgaattttctttgttctttgacAAATTCCACCTATTTGACTTTCTTGGCTATAGGATTCAATAACTTTGGGGGGGAGGTGCCTAAGTGCATTGGCAATTTGTCAACTACTCTTACTAGATTATATCTAGACAATAACAAATTATCTGGAAAGATTTCCACGGAAATAggaaatttgatcaatttggagAGACTTGATATGTGGAACAACAACTTATCAGGTAATATTCCCTCAGAAATCGGAAAGCTTCAGAAGTTACAATTTTTGGACTTAAATACTAACAATCTCTATGGTTACATTCCATCCTCTCTTGGAAATTTAACTATTTTGACAAACTTGTATTTATTCCAAAATAATCTTGAAGGCAACATCCCTCTAAGTCTAAGCAAGTGCcgaaatttgtttattttaaatcttGCTAAAAACAATCTCATTGGTTCGATATCCTCACAAGTCATTGGTCTCTCATCCTCACTAATGACCTTAGATTTGTCTGCCAACCAATTTATTGGTGTCCTTCCCACGGAAATTGGAAAATTTAACAATCTAGAACAAGTGGATATTTCTGAAAACATGTTGTTTGGTAAAATTCCAGCAAGCCTTGGCAGCTGTGTAAAGCTAGAATTTATAGCCATTAGAAGAAACCTCTTCCAAGGGATCGTTCCTCAATCTTTGGAATCATTACGAGGTCTTGAATTCGTAGATCTTTCTAACAACAATTTGTCTGgccaaattccaaaatttttagaGCACTTTGTCTTCTTACAACTTTTGAATTTATCTTACAACCATTTTGAGGGTGAGGTGCCAATGAATGGAGTTTTCAAGAACATGAGTGCAATTGCAATAAAGGGAAATGAGAAGCTTTGTGGGGGCATACCTAAGTTTCAACTTCCTAAATGCAAATTTGAGAAATCCAAGAGGAGGAAGTTGACCCTTACCTTGAAGTTAATAATCTTTATATCTTCTGGGCTTCTTGGAgtaactttgattctttcacttctacttctttattctttaagaaataaaagaaaagaaaacacatcAAGTGATTCAAGAGATTTGTTTCTAAATATATCTTACCAAAGTATTCTAAATGCAACCAATGAGTTCTCTTCTACCAATCTAATTGGTTTGGGTAGCTTTGGGTCTGTGTACAAAGGAGTTCTTGATCAAGGTAAACATATAGTTGCTATCAAGGTGCTCAACCTTTTGCATCATGGAGCTACCAAAAGTTTCGTAGCTGAGTGTAAGGCTCTACGAAACATTAGGCATCGAAATCTTGTAAAGGTGCTTACATCATGTTCTAGTATTGACTATCAAGGTAATGATTTTAAAGCTTTGGTATACGAGTTCATGGCAAATGGCAACCTAGATGAATGGTTGCATCCAACTTCAAGAATAAATGAGATGCTTGAGGAACCAAGGAGTTTGAGTCTTCTTCAGAGGTTGAATATTTCCATTGATGTTGCTAATGCATTGGATTATCTTCATCACCATTGCCAAACACCAGTCATTCACTGCGACCTTAAGCCTAGCAATGTTCTTCTTGATGATGAAATGATTGGACATGTAGGTGACTTTGGCTTGGCAAGATTGCTTTTTGATGCAACCCAAGATTCTCCTATTAACCATTCAAGCTCCGTTGGAGTAAGAGGAACTGTTGGTTATACTCCTCCAG AGTATGGTATGGGAAATGAGGTGTCAATGTATGGTGATGTCTATAGTTTCGGCATATTATTGTTGGAGATTTTCACAGGGAAAAGGCCTACTGATAAAATATTTCAAGAGAGCTTAAATCTTCATGACTTTGTTAAAGCAGCTTTGCCTGAAAGAATACTTGACATTGTAGATCCTATTCTTCTTCAAAAAAGAGAAGTGGGGGAAATAAGGATGAATGACATTACTCGCAATGAAGGTCCCAATGGAATTCCAAAAAGTCAAGAATGCCTGATTTTGATACTTGGAATTGGGGTTGCTTGTTCTGTGGAATTTTCAAGAGAAAGAATGAACATGAGTGCTGTCATTACTGAGCTTAATTCAATTCGACGAAAACTTCTTGGAACTCATATACGCAAACAAAGCCTTCGAGTCACAG GTGCACAAGAATGA